The nucleotide sequence AAATTTCACAGCAAATTAAGTAAAACAAAATCACATACCCCTAATTTTGTAGGAAGACTTAAAAAATAAATTTGGCTAAACTTTTACTGAAAGACAAACTCGCGGCACAGCGCGTATATTTAATATTGGCCGGGCTTTTTATCGCCTCCCTGGTGGTTTCGAACCTAATATTTCAGAAATTCTTTAGCTGGGATTTTTTTGGACTCTATACGTTTGAAATTTCTGTGGGAATTTTACCGTATCCGGTTACTTTTTTGATCACCGATATTATAAGCGAGATCTACGGTAAGAAAAAAGCCAACCAGGTAGTAACTACTGGGATTTTTGCATCGTTCTTTTCTTTGTTGATAATTTACACCGCAGATGCAGTACCGGCTACTGAATGGTCGCCAATTGGTGACGAATTATTTACCAGGGTTTTTGGTGCCACCACCATTGCAGTTTTCGCCTCTATGGTTGCCTATTTATTGGCGCAGTATATAGATATTCAATTATTCCATTTTTGGAAAAGATTGACCAAAGGAAAACATTTATGGCTACGGAATAACTTTTCTACCTTTCTCTCGCAGTTTGTAGATACGTTTTCGGTCTTGTTTTTGCTCTGTAGTTTTAATAAAATTGAATGGGACTTATTTGGCGGACTTTTACTTAGCGGATTTTTGTTTAAAGTAATCGTTGCCGCCTTAGATACGCCCCTGCTCTACGCTTCGGTTTTTGCTTTTAGAAAGCGATTTAATCTGAAGCAGGGCGAAGAACTTGAATATGAATAAATAGAATAAAAATGAAACCAGCATGCTGCTGGACCCAAAAATTAGTAATACACAGGATGAAATTTAAAGCTTGTGTTTAATCTAAAATTGGAATAAAAATTTTTAAGAAATGAAAAAAGCATTAAAAATAATTGGAATTGTATTGCTGGTAATTGTAGTAATACTGGTTGCCGCACCATTTTTATTTGAATCACAAATAAAGGATTATGTGCGAAAAACCGCCAATGAGAGTGTAGATGCGCAAGTTGAATTTAGCGATATAAGCCTTAGCTTTTTTAGAAGTTTTCCACAAGCTACGGTGGTAATTGAGAATTTTAGCGTGATCAATAATGAACCTTTTAAAGGCGACACACTCGCCATTGGGGAGGAAGCTCAACTGGAAATGTCTATTAAAGAATTGTTTAAAGGAGCCGATGAGCCAAAAATTTTAGACAATATAAAAGTTAGCAATACTTATCTTAATATTAAGGTAGACTCTCTTGACAATGCCAATTACGATATCGCAATTGAAGATACCACTGCGACAGCTAAAGATTCGGCTTCAACCGGATTCAGTTTCGATTTAAAACATTACGAGATCAATAATTCCCGGGTGAAATATCTGGATGAAGGACAAAAATTATTGTTAGATGTAGAAGAGCTTCATCACGAAGGAACCGGAGATTTTTCTTTAGCAGAAAGCGAACTGGACACCAAATCTAATGCGCTAGTTTCTCTAGATTATGATGGTACCAACTATCTGAACAGAAACAAGGTTTCTCTTGATGCCGTGATCCAGATGGATTTGGAAAATATGCGCTATACCTTCCTTGAGAACGAAGCAATGATCAATCAGTTGCCCTTAACTTTTGAAGGATTTGTGCAGGTAAATGAAGATAATAACGAGATAGATTTAAGTTTCCAAACGCCTTCTTCAGACTTCAAAAACTTTCTAGCGGTAATTCCTGCGACCTATGCAAAAAACATTGAAAATGTAGAAACTAGCGGAGATTTCGTTGTTAACGGGAAAATACAGGGAATTGTAGACGAGCCTTACATTCCTAAAATGGATATTAAAGTGAGTTCTGATAATGCTTCCTTTAAATATCCAGATCTACCAAAAAGTGTTCAGGACATCAACATAGACCTCCAGATATTAAACGAAACCGGGATACTAGAGGATACTTACCTCACTTTTGACAATGTAACCTTTAGAATAGACCAGGATAAATTTGCCACCAACGGAAGCATAAAAAACCTAATGGGAAATATGCTAGTTGATATGGCGCTGCAGGGAACTTTAAACTTAGCAAACCTGGACCAGGCTTATCCGTTAGATCTTGAACAGGATCTAAACGGAATTTTAACTGCCGATGTTACTACACAATTTGATATGAATTCTATTGAAAAAGAACAATATCAAAATGTGAAAAGTAACGGTACAGCGAGTATTAAGAACTTCAGTTATAAATCTCCAGAAATTCCTAACGAGGTAAAGATCGCTAATGCGAGATTGAATTTCAATCAGGGTAATGTTCGTGTACCTGAATTAAAACTTACTACCGGGCAAACCGATATTACGGCTTCGGGAAATATTGAAAACCTGATAGGTTTTTTGTTTACTGATCAAAAACTAAAGGGAAGTTTCAATGTAGACTCTAATGTCTTTGCTATCAATGATTTTATGATCGCTGAAACCGGAACTGGAGAAACCACAAGCCAAAGTTCTACACCAAGTACAAGCGAGGCGGTTAAAATACCTTCATTTTTAGATACTGAACTAGCTTTTAATGTAAACACCGTAATCTATGATAACCTGGAGCTTAAAAATGCCAAAGGAACTATTATTTTAAAGGATGAAACAGCCACTCTACAAAATATCACTACCGATATCTTTGGCGGAAATATCAATCTGGCAGGAAATGTTTCTACTAAAGGAAGCACTCCAACTTTTGAGATGGATTTGGCACTGAATTCTCTAAAAATAGCCGAATCTTTTACCAGTTTAGAAATGTTGCAGGCATTAGCACCGGTAGCTAAAGCACTAGAAGGTAAATTACAAACCAATCTTCAGTTAACAGGAAATCTAAACGAAGATCTCACACCGCAATTATCAACTCTTGCCGGTAACGCGCTAGCAGAAATTCTGACTGCAGATATAGACCCGGAGAAACTACCATTACTTTCAAGTCTTGACCAGCAATTGAATTTTATAGACTTAAACGATATTGATCTTGATAAACTAAAAACTCGCTTAACCTTTAAAAATGGAATGGTACAAATTGAACCCTTTAACTTTAATGTAAAAGGGGTAGATGTTCAGGTTTCCGGTAGCCACGGATTTGACATGAATATGGATTACACTTTAAATTTAGATGTGCCAGCTAAAATGTTAGGTAGCCAGGTAGGCAGTGCGCTAAGCCAATTAAGCGGTGACGAACTGCAAAATATGACGGTGGCATTGCCAATAGGTTTGCAGGGTACTTTCCAAAATCCGCAGGTGAATGTAAATATGCAGCAAGCGGTAACTAATCTTACTCAAAGAATAGTTGCAAAGCAAAAAGACAAGCTTAAAGAACGTGGGCAGGATGCAATTAGAGATATCATTAATAAGCAAACCGGTGGAAATCAAAAACCACAAAATGATACCATCACTTCTCAGGATTCTACGCAAACCCAAACTCCTAAAACCGAAGAAAAACATAGAAGCCAGGAAGAGCAAGTTAAAGATGCAGCCAAAGATATTTTAGGAGGTATTTTGGGAAAAAGTAAGAAGAAAAAAGATACTACCAGCAACTAAAATAAAACCCTAACAGTTTCCAAAAAAAATACTGGAAACTGTTAGGGTTTATAATTTCTCGCAATTGCGAGGAGACTATAATCAACGCGGCAATCTGTAAATTAAAGCTAACCGACGTATAGATTACTTCTCCCGATAAAAATCGGGATCGTAATGAAGTATAAAATTCTAAATAATTCTATTTCACTCCCAATTCTACTACAAAACCTTCGTGAGCACGAACGTTGAAAACAGTGCCATCTTCAAAAATTAAATACTGGCCTTTAATTCCTTTTAAAACTCCTTCGTAGAATGGGTTTTTACCAAGGTTAAGGGTTTTTATTTTCTTCGGAAACTCCAAAACAGGGAATTCTATTTCTAATTCTTTTCTATCGCCCAGGTAATATTCTTTCGCTTCGTCGGGAATAAACTCTTTAAGCTTATCTCTTTCATCTGCTAGATTAAGATCCAAAACCTCGTTGGTCAACATTTTTCGCCAATTGGTTTTATCTGAAACGTGATCTTTTAGTGCAACTTCCGTTATTCCTGCTAAATACCGGTTAGGCACCTCAACTATTTCAATAGCTTCGTGCGCTCCCTGGTCTATCCACCGTGTAGGAATTTGTGTTTTTCGGGTTACCCCAACTTTTACATTACTGGAATTCGCCAAATAAACTACGTGTGGCTGTAATTGTGCTTGTTTTTCAAAATCAAGGTCGCGATCTTCTTCATCTAAGTGAGCTTTACTTAGTTCTGGTTTCATAATCCAATCTCCGGCTTGAGGAATAGAAGTAAAACAATCGTAACAATAACCCTGGCGGAATATTTTCTTTTGTAGTCCGCAGTTCAAACATTGAAAACGAAGAAAATTAAGGCTTATTTTTTTACCGAGAATTTGATTCATATTTATAAAATCATCCTCAAAAATCATATAATACTGAACTTTATCGGTGATCTCGGTTCTCATTTTCCTAAACACTCCTTCGTATCTCATCTTTTTTTCTCTATTTTTAACCGAAGTTGATTTGCAAGCTTCGAAGTTTAAATTATTTTTATCCAGCCAACCAGCTGAAGCATTGTCAGCGTATAAAGATATAAAGAATAATGCCAATTCCATTAGTAAACTCCGTGGCCTCCTGGTTCCTCAAAAAGCGAATTCACCAAATGGAGTTGTTTATAAAGTATCCTCACGAGGTTCAGCATGAGTTGCTTAGAAACTTGCTTTCCAAAGCTAAAAACACTGAAATTGGCAAGAAATATAATTTTTCAGAAATTAAAAATCACAGTCAGTTTTCGAGCAGGGTTCCTATTCAAAAATATGAGGATTACGAAGCTTGTATTGAACGCAGCCGGCAGGGAGAAACCAATATTTTTTGGCCAACGCCTATAAAATGGTTTGCAAAATCTAGCGGAACCACCAGTGCAAAAAGTAAATTTATCCCGGTAAGTGAAGACTCCCTTGAGGATTGCCACTATAATGCAGGGAAAGACCTGTTATGCATGTATTTGAATAATAATCCGCAATCACAACTTTTTACCGGAAAGAGCTTAAGACTGGGCGGAAGTAAGGAAATTTATAAAAATAACGGCACTGCTTACGGTGATCTTTCAGCGATCTTAATTGCGAACATGCCTTTTTGGGCAGAGTTTAGTAGCACGCCAAGCAACGAGGTTTCCCTAATGAACGATTGGGAAGTAAAAATGCAGGCGATCGTCAACGAAACTATTAAAGAAAATGTAACCAGCCTGGCCGGTGTTCCCAGTTGGATGCTTGTTCTCCTCAATAATATTTTAGAAACCAGCGGAAAAGAAAACCTGTTTGAGGTATGGCCAAACCTGGAAGTTTATTTTCACGGCGGGGTAAGTTTTGATCCTTACGCGCCGCAATATCAAAAGATTTTACCCAAAGAAGATTTCAGGTTTTACGAGATCTATAATGCTTCGGAAGGATTTTTCGCCTGCCAGGATCAAAATGATTCCAAAGAACTTTTACTAATGCTGGATTACGGAATTTACTACGAGTTTATTCCTATGGATAGCTACGGAAGTGAACAAGAAAAAGCAATTCCCCTGGCTGAAGTTGAAACCGGGAAAAATTATGCGGTGGTAATTACCACAAACGCTGGACTTTGGCGCTATAAAATAGGCGACACCGTTAAGTTTACCTCTACGAGTCCTTACCGTATAAAAGTTACCGGGAGAACAAAACATCACATAAACGCATTTGGAGAAGAATTAATTATTGAAAATGCTGAAGAAGCTTTAAAAAAGACTTCCCTGGTAACTAATTGTGAAATTGTGGATTATACCGCAGCACCTATTTTTATGGAAGGAAAAGAAAAAGGCGCGCACGAATGGATTATAGAATTTAAAAATCCGCCGAAGGATTTTGAGAAATTCAGGTATGAACTCGATTTGGCTTTACAACAGGTAAATAGTGATTATGAAGCCAAACGTTATAATAATATGACGCTAAATATGCCGAAAATTCACCAGGCAAGAGAGAAGCTTTTTTACGACTGGCTTAAGAAAAATGATAAACTTGGCGGACAACATAAAATCCCCAGACTATCTAACTCCCGGAATTATGTGGAAGAATTGCTTGGAATGAATTCCTAAGCAAAGTAAAATCACAAAATATATAGATTGCCATGTGGGCTATCGCCTTCTCCCAATGACGAAAATAACCTCACAAGTCCTGAAAACTTGTGAGGTTTATAATTTGCATTACAATGTCTTAGAAACTTTATCTACAGTTTCAATGGTCTTATCTAAATCATCATAAGAAAGCGCATCGCTTATAAACCAAGTTTCATAGGCGCTTGGTGCGATATAAATTCCATTTTCCAGCATTCCGTGGAAGAATTTATTGAACGTTCCAAGATTTGCAGAAGTTGCCGCGGAAGCGAAATCGGTTACGGGTTCTTTTCCAAAGTGAACCGAGATCATAGAGCCTACTCTATTTATAGTGAAATCAATATTGTTTTGAGTCAGCACTTTTTCCATTCCTTCGTGAAGGTATGCAGTCTTTTTATCTATGCTTTCAAAAATCTCTCTTTTGCTATCCAGTTCAGTAAGCATGGCCAAACCTGCAGCCATCGCCAGCGGATTTCCACTCAGGGTTCCGGCCTGATAAACCGGCCCAACCGGCGCCAGGTAATCCATAATTTCATTCCTGGCTGCAAAAGCTCCAACCGGCAGGCCACCACCAATCACTTTTCCGAAGCAAGTAATATCGGCATTCACTCCCATTCTTTCCTGCACTCCTCCCGGCGCAAGTCTAAATCCGGTCATTACCTCATCAAAAACAAGTAGAATCCCTGTTTCATCACAGATCTTTCTTAATCCCTCCAGGAAACCTTTAGCAGGCGGGATACATCCCATATTTCCGGCGACAGGCTCAAGAATAATACAGGAAATCTCATCCTTATTCGCTTCTACCAGCTCCTTTACATTATCAAGATCGTTGTATTTAGCAAGCAAGGTATCTTTTGCGGTTCCCTGTGTAACCCCGGGACTGTTTGGTGTACCAAAAGTAACCGCACCACTACCGGCCTGGATTAGAAAAGAATCGCTATGCCCGTGATAACACCCGGCAAATTTTATGATCTTTTCTTTCCCGGTAAATCCGCGGGCTAGCCTTACTGCACTCATCGTTGCTTCGGTACCAGAATTTACCATTCTTATCTTATCGATATTCGGTACCATTTTTATCGCCAATTCAGCGATTTTGGTTTCAATTTCGGTAGGAGTTCCAAACGATGTCCCTTTTTTTGCGATATCAATTACCGCATCAATTACCGGTTTATGGGCGTGACCTAAAATTAACGGCCCCCACGAATTTATATAGTCTATTAATTTATTTCCGTCTTCATCATATAAATAAGGTCCTTCGGCTTTCTTTATAAAAATGGGATCACCTCCCACTGCTTTAAATGCTCTTACCGGGGAATTCACTCCGCCAGGAATTACTTTTTGTGCCGAAGCGAACAATTCGCTACTTCTCTTATAGATCATATTTTTTTATTCTGGAGAGATTATTACCAAAGTTTGCCCAACTGCTATATTGGTATCTCTTAAATTATTAAATCGCTGTAAATCTTCTACAGTTGTGTTGTGTTTTTTGGCAATAGCATATAAGGTATCTCCTTTTTTAACCCTATAAGTAACCGATTCCGGCTCTTCGGGAGTGTAAGTGTAACTAGGAGATGGTCTTTTAAGTACATCTGCATCAAATTGATAAAGCTTGTACCTTTCTATTAAACCAATTAATTTATCTGGGTAACGCCTGTCTGTAGCATAACCTGCTTTTCTTAAACCTCTTGCCCATCCTTTATAATCATCTTTATCAAGATC is from Salegentibacter mishustinae and encodes:
- a CDS encoding GH3 auxin-responsive promoter family protein, with the protein product MPIPLVNSVASWFLKKRIHQMELFIKYPHEVQHELLRNLLSKAKNTEIGKKYNFSEIKNHSQFSSRVPIQKYEDYEACIERSRQGETNIFWPTPIKWFAKSSGTTSAKSKFIPVSEDSLEDCHYNAGKDLLCMYLNNNPQSQLFTGKSLRLGGSKEIYKNNGTAYGDLSAILIANMPFWAEFSSTPSNEVSLMNDWEVKMQAIVNETIKENVTSLAGVPSWMLVLLNNILETSGKENLFEVWPNLEVYFHGGVSFDPYAPQYQKILPKEDFRFYEIYNASEGFFACQDQNDSKELLLMLDYGIYYEFIPMDSYGSEQEKAIPLAEVETGKNYAVVITTNAGLWRYKIGDTVKFTSTSPYRIKVTGRTKHHINAFGEELIIENAEEALKKTSLVTNCEIVDYTAAPIFMEGKEKGAHEWIIEFKNPPKDFEKFRYELDLALQQVNSDYEAKRYNNMTLNMPKIHQAREKLFYDWLKKNDKLGGQHKIPRLSNSRNYVEELLGMNS
- a CDS encoding queuosine precursor transporter; translated protein: MAKLLLKDKLAAQRVYLILAGLFIASLVVSNLIFQKFFSWDFFGLYTFEISVGILPYPVTFLITDIISEIYGKKKANQVVTTGIFASFFSLLIIYTADAVPATEWSPIGDELFTRVFGATTIAVFASMVAYLLAQYIDIQLFHFWKRLTKGKHLWLRNNFSTFLSQFVDTFSVLFLLCSFNKIEWDLFGGLLLSGFLFKVIVAALDTPLLYASVFAFRKRFNLKQGEELEYE
- a CDS encoding DUF2797 domain-containing protein; translated protein: MRYEGVFRKMRTEITDKVQYYMIFEDDFINMNQILGKKISLNFLRFQCLNCGLQKKIFRQGYCYDCFTSIPQAGDWIMKPELSKAHLDEEDRDLDFEKQAQLQPHVVYLANSSNVKVGVTRKTQIPTRWIDQGAHEAIEIVEVPNRYLAGITEVALKDHVSDKTNWRKMLTNEVLDLNLADERDKLKEFIPDEAKEYYLGDRKELEIEFPVLEFPKKIKTLNLGKNPFYEGVLKGIKGQYLIFEDGTVFNVRAHEGFVVELGVK
- the hemL gene encoding glutamate-1-semialdehyde 2,1-aminomutase; protein product: MIYKRSSELFASAQKVIPGGVNSPVRAFKAVGGDPIFIKKAEGPYLYDEDGNKLIDYINSWGPLILGHAHKPVIDAVIDIAKKGTSFGTPTEIETKIAELAIKMVPNIDKIRMVNSGTEATMSAVRLARGFTGKEKIIKFAGCYHGHSDSFLIQAGSGAVTFGTPNSPGVTQGTAKDTLLAKYNDLDNVKELVEANKDEISCIILEPVAGNMGCIPPAKGFLEGLRKICDETGILLVFDEVMTGFRLAPGGVQERMGVNADITCFGKVIGGGLPVGAFAARNEIMDYLAPVGPVYQAGTLSGNPLAMAAGLAMLTELDSKREIFESIDKKTAYLHEGMEKVLTQNNIDFTINRVGSMISVHFGKEPVTDFASAATSANLGTFNKFFHGMLENGIYIAPSAYETWFISDALSYDDLDKTIETVDKVSKTL
- a CDS encoding AsmA-like C-terminal region-containing protein, coding for MKKALKIIGIVLLVIVVILVAAPFLFESQIKDYVRKTANESVDAQVEFSDISLSFFRSFPQATVVIENFSVINNEPFKGDTLAIGEEAQLEMSIKELFKGADEPKILDNIKVSNTYLNIKVDSLDNANYDIAIEDTTATAKDSASTGFSFDLKHYEINNSRVKYLDEGQKLLLDVEELHHEGTGDFSLAESELDTKSNALVSLDYDGTNYLNRNKVSLDAVIQMDLENMRYTFLENEAMINQLPLTFEGFVQVNEDNNEIDLSFQTPSSDFKNFLAVIPATYAKNIENVETSGDFVVNGKIQGIVDEPYIPKMDIKVSSDNASFKYPDLPKSVQDINIDLQILNETGILEDTYLTFDNVTFRIDQDKFATNGSIKNLMGNMLVDMALQGTLNLANLDQAYPLDLEQDLNGILTADVTTQFDMNSIEKEQYQNVKSNGTASIKNFSYKSPEIPNEVKIANARLNFNQGNVRVPELKLTTGQTDITASGNIENLIGFLFTDQKLKGSFNVDSNVFAINDFMIAETGTGETTSQSSTPSTSEAVKIPSFLDTELAFNVNTVIYDNLELKNAKGTIILKDETATLQNITTDIFGGNINLAGNVSTKGSTPTFEMDLALNSLKIAESFTSLEMLQALAPVAKALEGKLQTNLQLTGNLNEDLTPQLSTLAGNALAEILTADIDPEKLPLLSSLDQQLNFIDLNDIDLDKLKTRLTFKNGMVQIEPFNFNVKGVDVQVSGSHGFDMNMDYTLNLDVPAKMLGSQVGSALSQLSGDELQNMTVALPIGLQGTFQNPQVNVNMQQAVTNLTQRIVAKQKDKLKERGQDAIRDIINKQTGGNQKPQNDTITSQDSTQTQTPKTEEKHRSQEEQVKDAAKDILGGILGKSKKKKDTTSN